Below is a window of candidate division KSB1 bacterium DNA.
TCTTTCGTTGGAATATTCTTTGAAGATAGGTAGGACGATACGTATTGTGTTCCCCATATTGATCATAATTTGTACCACCGGAAGGGCTGTTCATACTATTATCCAATTAAGCTCACAATTTCAACCCGATCTCCTTTTGTCAAGCCTAACTTTTCCGCAGCATTTTGGTCATTCGCAAATGACAAAAACTTACTTGCTGTCAACATAAGCAATAATATTTTTATAAATATTTAGCATCACAGCTTTCATAATTCCGACAATGCTAAAATCCGTAATTAATGTAAAAATACGATTTCGGCTATTACTATCATGGTTCTGGAGATAACAAATTTTGGTAAGCCTTTAAAATTGGAGATTTAAAGTTTTAACTATCAATCTGGTTTCATTTGTTGCAAATATAAATTCAAACCTGGAGAATTTCAAGCAGAATTAAAAAAGTATTAGCTTGTGATATTTTCAATTGCGATTATTGGACTTACTTGGTATTTCAATACCCATTTCGCGGAAATCACGGATCTTATTTCGTAAAGTACGAACTGAAATTCCTAATTCTTCTGCCGTTTTTGTACGATTTCCCCTATTTTCTTCGAGAACTTGTAGAATCATTTTTTTCTCAATTTCGCCAAGATTTTTTATATTTCCATTCAAATTATTGTAATTTTGTGCGGTTTTGTAATCATAAGGCATTAAAAAATGATCAGGTTCAATTGTATCGCCTTTGCAAATAACAACCGCCCTTTCGATCGCGTTTTCAAGTTCACGGACATTTCCCGGCCAATCGTAATTCATTAGCATTTTCATTGCTTCATCTGAGATCTTATCAACTTTCCTGCTGTTTTCTTCTGAGTAATTTTTTCTAAAATGCTCTGCTAAAAGTAGAATATCTTCCTTTCTTTCTTTTAGAGCTGGTAATATAATCGGAACTACATTGAGACGATAAAAAAGGTCCTCTCTAAATTCACCATTATCTATTAATTTCTTCAAGTCACAATTTGTTGTAGCAATAACACGGACATCTACTTCCATCGTCTCAGTGCCACCAACCTTCTCAAACTCCTTTTCTTGCAAAACCCTTAATAATTTAGCCTGTAAATTAAGATTCATTTCACTAATCTCATCGAGTAGTAAAGTACCTCCGTCTGCAAGTTCAAATCTGCCTCTTGTCTGTTTGATTGCACCGGTAAAAGCACCTTTTTCATGGCCAAAGAGTTCACTTTCCACCAGGCCGTCAGGAATTGCAGCACAATTTGTTTTTATAAAGGAATTTTTCCTCCTTGGGCTATTGAAATGAATAGCTTTCGCGACTAATTCTTTTCCAGTACCGCTTGCACCTTGAATTAGTATTGTGGCTTTGGAATCGGCAACCATTTGTATTACATCAAATACTTCCTTGATTTTTTGGCTCTTGCCAATTATGTTGTCAAAGCCTTCTAATTTGCCAAGCTGAGATTTTAAGAATTTGTTTTCTGATTGCAACTTATGATAATCGAAATATTTTTCGATAACTATTTCTATTTCATCAGCTGAGAATGGTTTTGTTAGGTAATCGAAAGCTCCAATTTTCATTGCTTCCACTGCATTCTCAACTGTTCCATAAGCTGTAATTACAATAACGCCTGTATCTGGGTTGTTTTTTTTTGCTTTATTTAAAACAACTAATCCGTTGTCGTCTGGTAGTCTAAGATCGGTAATTACGAGGTCATAATTGTTTTCATTCAGTTTGTTTTTAGCAGATTGAACATCCTCTGCACTATCAAACTCAAAATGTTTTCGTCTCAAAATTTCCAATAGAAATTCATGCAACAGATGATCGTCGTCTACAACTAATATTTTTTTTCCTGGTATCACAACATCACTCCACTAGTTTACTAAAAACTCAAGGTATAACTTTGTACCCTTATGCTCATTACTATCGATCTTAATAACACCTTTATGTAAATCTACGATCTTTTTCACGATCGATAAACCCAGACCAGGTTTTCTTGATTTATCACCTGAGAAAGGATTATATATGTTTTCTTTCATATAATTCGGAATACCCCTGCCATTATCCACCAAAATGATATAAACTTTATCTTCAATTTTTGTTAATTCAATTTCAATCTCACCACTCTCTTCAAGTGATTCAACTGAGTTTCTAAATATATGAAGAAACATTTGTTGAAATAATTGAGGATCTGCCATCAATTCGACTGGGTAGTTAGGAAACTTCCGAACCAGGTTTATTTTTTTACCATCTTCATTGGTTTGAAATAAAACAGTCTCAATAATATCATTTAGCATCAATTTTAAGTTTAGCTTTCTTTTATTGGGAGTTATCGGGCGTGCAAGAAAAACCAAATTCCCGATAATCTTATCCATGTTCCCCACGGC
It encodes the following:
- a CDS encoding sigma-54-dependent Fis family transcriptional regulator; protein product: MPGKKILVVDDDHLLHEFLLEILRRKHFEFDSAEDVQSAKNKLNENNYDLVITDLRLPDDNGLVVLNKAKKNNPDTGVIVITAYGTVENAVEAMKIGAFDYLTKPFSADEIEIVIEKYFDYHKLQSENKFLKSQLGKLEGFDNIIGKSQKIKEVFDVIQMVADSKATILIQGASGTGKELVAKAIHFNSPRRKNSFIKTNCAAIPDGLVESELFGHEKGAFTGAIKQTRGRFELADGGTLLLDEISEMNLNLQAKLLRVLQEKEFEKVGGTETMEVDVRVIATTNCDLKKLIDNGEFREDLFYRLNVVPIILPALKERKEDILLLAEHFRKNYSEENSRKVDKISDEAMKMLMNYDWPGNVRELENAIERAVVICKGDTIEPDHFLMPYDYKTAQNYNNLNGNIKNLGEIEKKMILQVLEENRGNRTKTAEELGISVRTLRNKIRDFREMGIEIPSKSNNRN